A stretch of the Salmo salar chromosome ssa20, Ssal_v3.1, whole genome shotgun sequence genome encodes the following:
- the LOC106580274 gene encoding protein atonal homolog 1-like, whose translation MDVISVEEWSKGAKEMCEMQHSKMERGEQSEYPSSLALMDSSDPRAWLAPMQSGTCAAHADYLLHSPSSSLEGGFPTSGHSPNFRKSSNSPLKVRDLCRLKGSVSAEEGRQRAPSNPGNVVQKVRRQAANARERRRMHGLNHAFDELRSVIPAFDNDKKLSKYDTLQMAQIYINALADLLQGPGVDSPKCDLLSATESPRGSSASTCQRGAGTGLPVQLNGIPFPVEDGSFSTLMEQEMRSPSGTPSSSSESRKDSPQSNRSDGEFSPHSHFSDSDEMQMELLSEDELSELKLSSLHKY comes from the coding sequence atggatgttatcagtgttgaggaaTGGAGCAAAGGCGCAAAGGAGATGTGCGAGATGCAGCACTCGAAAATGGAGAGGGGGGAGCAGAGCGAGTACCCATCAAGTCTGGCACTCATGGACAGCAGTGACCCACGCGCCTGGCTGGCTCCCATGCAGTCTGGCACCTGCGCGGCACACGCCGACTACCTGCTGCACTCGCCCAGCTCCAGCTTGGAAGGCGGGTTCCCCACATCCGGCCACAGCCCAAACTTTAGAAAGAGTTCCAATAGTCCGCTCAAAGTGCGGGACTTGTGTCGCCTAAAAGGATCGGTGAGCGCCGAGGAGGGCAGACAGAGAGCTCCATCCAATCCCGGTAACGTTGTACAGAAGGTGAGGCGCCAGGCAGCCAATGCGCGGGAGAGGAGACGGATGCATGGCTTGAACCATGCCTTTGACGAGCTGCGCAGTGTCATCCCTGCTTTCGACAATGACAAAAAGCTTTCCAAATACGATACCCTGCAGATGGCCCAGATCTACATCAACGCGCTGGCGGACCTGCTCCAGGGTCCCGGTGTGGACTCGCCAAAGTGTGACCTGTTGTCCGCCACGGAGAGTCCCCGGGGATCCTCCGCCTCCACCTGCCAAAGGGGCGCAGGCACTGGGCTACCGGTCCAGCTTAACGGGATCCCATTCCCCGTCGAAGACGGCTCGTTCTCTACTTTGATGGAGCAAGAAATGCGGTCTCCCTCGGGGACACCCAGTTCCAGCTCCGAGAGCAGAAAGGACTCCCCCCAGTCGAACCGCAGTGACGGAGAGTTCTCCCCGCACTCCCATTTCAGTGACTCGGATGAGATGCAGATGGAGCTCCTGAGCGAAGATGAGCTCTCTGAACTCAAGCTTTCCAGCCTTCACAAATATTGA